The following coding sequences are from one Diachasmimorpha longicaudata isolate KC_UGA_2023 chromosome 6, iyDiaLong2, whole genome shotgun sequence window:
- the LOC135163829 gene encoding uncharacterized protein LOC135163829 isoform X1 encodes MSAADTALSVLVKMAPGPENRQEPVAPDKGQNDETSGGDGGNTEGSDDMGISVTVVGGEGVIGGGNSTNEGGAAGEKQEEPGTFSTLNERELRALLEEAFTYRGSTRDREGKSNLFKELLQEAEVDETEEGRRVVTSARCIPGSNRRRHKRDSVSERLTHGGSLQNLAQPISFEFDSSFAYLTSGSSHTYGGGRRKGKKHTGPSVSARQREGGSLPSNVNATHSLAPLANLDLLFDKKKGFYEERASYDWTNKEKSKSLDKPTYCCTTKKEDKDKDKKDIKRDTTVAATVVSDTEPDKKCLKVKQTTNEMLESDNPPPDYKPDHMVIDVRVNGLTFRNVVTSDVSSGGTQQPHSALDITDDEGTEMKIIHFETTQTPVDSSVDYSLREQSDKHDKPKISFNGTLELQSYNNVKCVVNGTMSGGSQGKVSSSIVPIMHLPTMAVSRAPMQNIGIINKDGTLIDKKSLDENGNAVQGHNGERKKTRRKHTQEPNVIVYKAENVEGHQGNEDIDSLINFIENKESKGKKGKTSGGSTVKVKTSTGAKPRSREKDSKREQLPSKLQKANSLEEISKTKLEDLTAEKSSSSGSSSISSQHGSVSGPLRRAKQRSTGDTVADCRGDRRSWGTEEGQSIYCNDIGDDYTNSTRRNSNRKITTEIEQEPEFLVVTKKKKSKKQRRSSSGGRAQNLASSASYLPRPMGFTNEYRTPLSPELRRKSASSMPPSDKSDSSDLDSVHSLPVTSNTRHNMNKNPPSSGTPQASYADIARMATINMSPSSVLNISTMVPNMLNTGMWPAVPGKSPSEPDKFPQDYYPSLDELQHSDRKLRQQNFANSNHIQGFSLSFDKPPSPTSSKAKTTSECKKAEAREEAINKKIQVIKYVQEQKNLTANTNHSIHHSEMTVTPKLKNAGNNNSLEETAETTMPKDSNANIRITNYQRPSKRSYQQTPPVPQTPVVQMDNVHFKKTPHDYDFKKTLTSQLEDSRKNNSVIFDHYQETKIKQQNPKSFTYSPSEPESQKSMIKTERMAKCSPKESQAVATAQKTTESSKITNNPSQISKEEDSDVRKSIKIVNKEKDNKIEVFSMRKTSRPAVILMDETSSDQSRNNDSPSELTFGFEVNELLLQPNESEEKMETGQIFVPEPSPQIFDKPPPNFDRPPPIFDKHMRYEKFPPNFHVPPPHPHPTMIVPALPYIGYSQSFNPPANNYISGPPPVTIIEKYHQSKEDFSMRYVAPEEAVNVQNYNHDKIVNFVGHAWDAVMREMPVTAATGRVQYYSGQ; translated from the exons ATGAGTGCGGCTGATACGGCATTGTCAGTTTTGGTCAAAATGGCCCCAGGGCCAGAGAATAGACAGGAGCCTGTGGCACCTGACAAGGGCCAGAATGATGAGACAAGTGGTGGTGATGGTGGAAATACTGAGGGGAGTGATGATATGGGGATTAGTGTCACTGTTGTGGGTGGTGAGGGGGTTATCGGTGGCGGTAATAGTACCAATGAGGGGGGTGCGGCGGGAGAGAAACAG GAGGAACCAGGCACCTTTTCGACATTGAACGAGAGAGAACTGCGAGCCCTGCTTGAAGAAGCGTTTACCTACAGAGGTTCCACCAGGGATCGTGAGGGAAAGTCGAACCTTTTCAAA gaACTTCTTCAGGAGGCTGAAGTTGATGAGACTGAAGAGGGACGTCGTGTGGTAACGAGCGCTAGATGCATACCAGGGTCAAATAGGCGTCGCCATAAGCGTGATTCCGTTTCTGAAAGGCTGACTCACGGCGGTTCACTGCAAAATTTGGCGCAACCGATTAGTTTTGAATTTGACAGTAGCTTTGCCTACCTCACGTCTGGCTCCAGTCACACATATGGTGGTGGTAGGAGAAAAGGAAAGAAACACACGGGACCTAGTGTatcagcgagacagagggagggtGGTTCATTACCATCTAATGTAAATGCAACACATAGTCTTGCACCCCTTGCTAATCTCGATTTACTCTTCGATAAAAAG aagGGTTTTTATGAAGAGAGAGCATCTTACGACTGGACAAACAAGGAGAAATCAAAATCCCTGGACAAGCCAACCTACTGTTGTACCACCAAAAAAGAGGACAAGGATAAAGATAAAAAAGACATTAAACGTGATACAACTGTTGCCGCTACAGTGGTCAGTGATACTGAACCTGATAAAAAGTGTTTAAAAGTGAAACAAACGACAAATGAAATGCTTGAGTCGGACAATCCACCACCAGACTATAAACCTGATCACATGGTGATTGATGTCAGG GTGAATGGATTGACCTTCAGAAATGTGGTGACTTCGGATGTATCGAGTGGTGGTACACAACAACCCCACTCAGCCCTGGATATTACCGATGATGAGGGAACTGAGATGAAGATAATTCATTTTGAGACAACTCAAACCCCTGTTGACTCCAGCGTTGACTACTCACTTCGCGAACAGAGTGATAAACATGATAAACCAAAGATATCATTTAATGGAACACTTGAGTTACAATCATACAACAATGTCAAGTGTGTTGTCAATGGTACAATGTCAGGTGGATCTCAGGGAAAAGTTAGCTCGAGTATTGTACCAATAATGCATTTGCCTACAATGGCTGTTTCGAGAGCACCAATGCAGAATATAGGGATCATAAATAAAGATGGGacattaattgataaaaaatcactGGATGAAAATGGTAATGCTGTACAGGGGCATAATGGTGAACGCAAGAAGACGCGTAGAAAGCACACACAGGAGCCAAATGTCATTGTGTACAAGGCTGAAAATGTTGAGGGCCATCAGGGAAATGAGGACATTGACAGtcttattaatttcattgagaaTAAAGAGTCTAAAGGGAAAAAGGGCAAGACCAGTGGGGGAAGCACTGTTAAGGTGAAAACATCGACGGGGGCAAAGCCTCGCAGTAGGGAAAAGGATTCCAAGCGTGAACAGCTGCCATCGAAGCTCCAAAAGGCAAATTCTCTCGAGGAAATATCAAAGACTAAATTGGAGGATCTAACGGCTGAGAAGAGCAGTTCCAGTGGATCCAGCAGTATTTCAAGTCAACATGGATCTGTTAGTGGGCCACTCAGACGTGCTAAGCAACGCAGTACTGGGGATACTGTGGCTGATTGTCGGGGGGATCGACGATCCTGGGGTACTGAAGAGGGACAATCGATATACTGCAATGATATTGGAGATGACTATACAAATTCAACACGGAGAAAttcaaatagaaaaattactacTGAAATTGAACAGGAGCCTGAATTTTTGGTTGTTACGAAAAAGAAGAAGAGTAAAAAACAGAGGAGAAGCTCGAGTGGGGGGAGGGCACAGAATTTGGCAAGTTCGGCGTCATATTTGCCGCGACCGATGGGCTTCACTAATGAGTATAGAACTCCACTGTCACCAGAATTGAGGAGAAAGAGTGCCAGCAGCATGCCACCGAGCGATAAATCAGATAGCAGTGATCTCGACTCAGTTCATTCACTCCCAGTAACATCAAACACAAGACAcaatatgaataaaaatccaCCATCATCAGGCACACCACAAGCCAGTTACGCGGACATTGCTCGCATGGCAACAATCAATATGTCACCGAGTTCCGTCCTCAATATCTCAACAATGGTACCAAACATGTTGAATACTGGAATGTGGCCAGCAGTACCTGGTAAATCACCATCAGAACCTGACAAATTCCCCCAGGACTACTATCCAAGTCTTGATGAGCTTCAACATTCTGATCGCAAATTACGCCAGCAAAACTTTGCTAATTCAAATCACATCCAGGGATTTAGTTTGAGTTTTGATAAGCCACCGTCGCCAACAAGTAGCAAGGCAAAAACTACATCGGAATGTAAGAAGGCTGAGGCAAGGGAGGAggccattaataaaaaaatccaggtGATAAAGTATGTACAAGAACAAAAGAACTTGACTGCTAACACCAATCATAGTATTCATCATAGTGAGATGACAGTCACCCCTAAACTCAAGAATGCCGGAAATAACAATTCACTGGAAGAAACAGCAGAGACGACGATGCCCAAGGATTCCAATGCAAATATCAGAATTACAAATTATCAAAGACCAAGTAAAAGGAGTTACCAGCAAACACCACCAGTTCCCCAGACTCCTGTAGTACAAATGGACAATGTACATTTCAAGAAAACTCCTCATGATTATGATTTCAAAAAAACTTTAACCTCTCAACTAGAGGATTCACGAAAGAACAATTCAGTGATTTTTGACCATTATCaggaaacaaaaattaaacagcAGAATCCAAAGTCTTTTACATATAGTCCAAGTGAGCCGGAGTCACAGAAATCCATGATAAAGACTGAGAGAATGGCAAAATGTTCACCTAAGGAATCTCAGGCTGTGGCTACGGCTCAAAAAACAACagaatcttcaaaaatcactaatAATCCTAGCCAGATTTCTAAGGAGGAAGACAGTGATGTCAGGAAGTCCATTAAAATTGTAAACAAAGAGaaagataataaaattgaagtgTTTTCGATGAGGAAAACATCAAGACCCGCTGTTATTCTCATGGATGAAACATCGTCAGATCAGTCTAGGAATAATGATTCACCAAGTGAATTAACTTTTGGCTTTGAAGTTAACGAATTACTCCTTCAACCTAATGAGAGTGAGGAGAAAATGGAAACAGGTCAAATTTTTGTGCCAGAACCATCCCCCCAGATATTCGACAAACCACCCCCAAATTTCGATAGACCACCTCCAATATTTGATAAGCACATGaggtatgaaaaatttccacccAATTTTCATGTACCACCGCCCCATCCACATCCAACTATGATCGTCCCAGCACTGCCGTATATTGGTTACTCACAGAGCTTTAACCCTCCtgctaataattatatatCTGGACCACCACCTGTTACCATCATTGAAAAGTATCATCAGTCCAAAGAAGATTTCTCAATGCGATATGTGGCGCCGGAAGAAGCTGTTAATGTGCAAAATTATAATCATGATAAGATTGTTAATTTTGTTGGGCATGCATGGGACGCAGTAATGCGTGAAATGCCGGTGACGGCAGCAACTGGGCGAGTCCAATACTACAGTGGCCAGTGa
- the LOC135163829 gene encoding uncharacterized protein LOC135163829 isoform X2 gives MLFEEPGTFSTLNERELRALLEEAFTYRGSTRDREGKSNLFKELLQEAEVDETEEGRRVVTSARCIPGSNRRRHKRDSVSERLTHGGSLQNLAQPISFEFDSSFAYLTSGSSHTYGGGRRKGKKHTGPSVSARQREGGSLPSNVNATHSLAPLANLDLLFDKKKGFYEERASYDWTNKEKSKSLDKPTYCCTTKKEDKDKDKKDIKRDTTVAATVVSDTEPDKKCLKVKQTTNEMLESDNPPPDYKPDHMVIDVRVNGLTFRNVVTSDVSSGGTQQPHSALDITDDEGTEMKIIHFETTQTPVDSSVDYSLREQSDKHDKPKISFNGTLELQSYNNVKCVVNGTMSGGSQGKVSSSIVPIMHLPTMAVSRAPMQNIGIINKDGTLIDKKSLDENGNAVQGHNGERKKTRRKHTQEPNVIVYKAENVEGHQGNEDIDSLINFIENKESKGKKGKTSGGSTVKVKTSTGAKPRSREKDSKREQLPSKLQKANSLEEISKTKLEDLTAEKSSSSGSSSISSQHGSVSGPLRRAKQRSTGDTVADCRGDRRSWGTEEGQSIYCNDIGDDYTNSTRRNSNRKITTEIEQEPEFLVVTKKKKSKKQRRSSSGGRAQNLASSASYLPRPMGFTNEYRTPLSPELRRKSASSMPPSDKSDSSDLDSVHSLPVTSNTRHNMNKNPPSSGTPQASYADIARMATINMSPSSVLNISTMVPNMLNTGMWPAVPGKSPSEPDKFPQDYYPSLDELQHSDRKLRQQNFANSNHIQGFSLSFDKPPSPTSSKAKTTSECKKAEAREEAINKKIQVIKYVQEQKNLTANTNHSIHHSEMTVTPKLKNAGNNNSLEETAETTMPKDSNANIRITNYQRPSKRSYQQTPPVPQTPVVQMDNVHFKKTPHDYDFKKTLTSQLEDSRKNNSVIFDHYQETKIKQQNPKSFTYSPSEPESQKSMIKTERMAKCSPKESQAVATAQKTTESSKITNNPSQISKEEDSDVRKSIKIVNKEKDNKIEVFSMRKTSRPAVILMDETSSDQSRNNDSPSELTFGFEVNELLLQPNESEEKMETGQIFVPEPSPQIFDKPPPNFDRPPPIFDKHMRYEKFPPNFHVPPPHPHPTMIVPALPYIGYSQSFNPPANNYISGPPPVTIIEKYHQSKEDFSMRYVAPEEAVNVQNYNHDKIVNFVGHAWDAVMREMPVTAATGRVQYYSGQ, from the exons ATGTTATTC GAGGAACCAGGCACCTTTTCGACATTGAACGAGAGAGAACTGCGAGCCCTGCTTGAAGAAGCGTTTACCTACAGAGGTTCCACCAGGGATCGTGAGGGAAAGTCGAACCTTTTCAAA gaACTTCTTCAGGAGGCTGAAGTTGATGAGACTGAAGAGGGACGTCGTGTGGTAACGAGCGCTAGATGCATACCAGGGTCAAATAGGCGTCGCCATAAGCGTGATTCCGTTTCTGAAAGGCTGACTCACGGCGGTTCACTGCAAAATTTGGCGCAACCGATTAGTTTTGAATTTGACAGTAGCTTTGCCTACCTCACGTCTGGCTCCAGTCACACATATGGTGGTGGTAGGAGAAAAGGAAAGAAACACACGGGACCTAGTGTatcagcgagacagagggagggtGGTTCATTACCATCTAATGTAAATGCAACACATAGTCTTGCACCCCTTGCTAATCTCGATTTACTCTTCGATAAAAAG aagGGTTTTTATGAAGAGAGAGCATCTTACGACTGGACAAACAAGGAGAAATCAAAATCCCTGGACAAGCCAACCTACTGTTGTACCACCAAAAAAGAGGACAAGGATAAAGATAAAAAAGACATTAAACGTGATACAACTGTTGCCGCTACAGTGGTCAGTGATACTGAACCTGATAAAAAGTGTTTAAAAGTGAAACAAACGACAAATGAAATGCTTGAGTCGGACAATCCACCACCAGACTATAAACCTGATCACATGGTGATTGATGTCAGG GTGAATGGATTGACCTTCAGAAATGTGGTGACTTCGGATGTATCGAGTGGTGGTACACAACAACCCCACTCAGCCCTGGATATTACCGATGATGAGGGAACTGAGATGAAGATAATTCATTTTGAGACAACTCAAACCCCTGTTGACTCCAGCGTTGACTACTCACTTCGCGAACAGAGTGATAAACATGATAAACCAAAGATATCATTTAATGGAACACTTGAGTTACAATCATACAACAATGTCAAGTGTGTTGTCAATGGTACAATGTCAGGTGGATCTCAGGGAAAAGTTAGCTCGAGTATTGTACCAATAATGCATTTGCCTACAATGGCTGTTTCGAGAGCACCAATGCAGAATATAGGGATCATAAATAAAGATGGGacattaattgataaaaaatcactGGATGAAAATGGTAATGCTGTACAGGGGCATAATGGTGAACGCAAGAAGACGCGTAGAAAGCACACACAGGAGCCAAATGTCATTGTGTACAAGGCTGAAAATGTTGAGGGCCATCAGGGAAATGAGGACATTGACAGtcttattaatttcattgagaaTAAAGAGTCTAAAGGGAAAAAGGGCAAGACCAGTGGGGGAAGCACTGTTAAGGTGAAAACATCGACGGGGGCAAAGCCTCGCAGTAGGGAAAAGGATTCCAAGCGTGAACAGCTGCCATCGAAGCTCCAAAAGGCAAATTCTCTCGAGGAAATATCAAAGACTAAATTGGAGGATCTAACGGCTGAGAAGAGCAGTTCCAGTGGATCCAGCAGTATTTCAAGTCAACATGGATCTGTTAGTGGGCCACTCAGACGTGCTAAGCAACGCAGTACTGGGGATACTGTGGCTGATTGTCGGGGGGATCGACGATCCTGGGGTACTGAAGAGGGACAATCGATATACTGCAATGATATTGGAGATGACTATACAAATTCAACACGGAGAAAttcaaatagaaaaattactacTGAAATTGAACAGGAGCCTGAATTTTTGGTTGTTACGAAAAAGAAGAAGAGTAAAAAACAGAGGAGAAGCTCGAGTGGGGGGAGGGCACAGAATTTGGCAAGTTCGGCGTCATATTTGCCGCGACCGATGGGCTTCACTAATGAGTATAGAACTCCACTGTCACCAGAATTGAGGAGAAAGAGTGCCAGCAGCATGCCACCGAGCGATAAATCAGATAGCAGTGATCTCGACTCAGTTCATTCACTCCCAGTAACATCAAACACAAGACAcaatatgaataaaaatccaCCATCATCAGGCACACCACAAGCCAGTTACGCGGACATTGCTCGCATGGCAACAATCAATATGTCACCGAGTTCCGTCCTCAATATCTCAACAATGGTACCAAACATGTTGAATACTGGAATGTGGCCAGCAGTACCTGGTAAATCACCATCAGAACCTGACAAATTCCCCCAGGACTACTATCCAAGTCTTGATGAGCTTCAACATTCTGATCGCAAATTACGCCAGCAAAACTTTGCTAATTCAAATCACATCCAGGGATTTAGTTTGAGTTTTGATAAGCCACCGTCGCCAACAAGTAGCAAGGCAAAAACTACATCGGAATGTAAGAAGGCTGAGGCAAGGGAGGAggccattaataaaaaaatccaggtGATAAAGTATGTACAAGAACAAAAGAACTTGACTGCTAACACCAATCATAGTATTCATCATAGTGAGATGACAGTCACCCCTAAACTCAAGAATGCCGGAAATAACAATTCACTGGAAGAAACAGCAGAGACGACGATGCCCAAGGATTCCAATGCAAATATCAGAATTACAAATTATCAAAGACCAAGTAAAAGGAGTTACCAGCAAACACCACCAGTTCCCCAGACTCCTGTAGTACAAATGGACAATGTACATTTCAAGAAAACTCCTCATGATTATGATTTCAAAAAAACTTTAACCTCTCAACTAGAGGATTCACGAAAGAACAATTCAGTGATTTTTGACCATTATCaggaaacaaaaattaaacagcAGAATCCAAAGTCTTTTACATATAGTCCAAGTGAGCCGGAGTCACAGAAATCCATGATAAAGACTGAGAGAATGGCAAAATGTTCACCTAAGGAATCTCAGGCTGTGGCTACGGCTCAAAAAACAACagaatcttcaaaaatcactaatAATCCTAGCCAGATTTCTAAGGAGGAAGACAGTGATGTCAGGAAGTCCATTAAAATTGTAAACAAAGAGaaagataataaaattgaagtgTTTTCGATGAGGAAAACATCAAGACCCGCTGTTATTCTCATGGATGAAACATCGTCAGATCAGTCTAGGAATAATGATTCACCAAGTGAATTAACTTTTGGCTTTGAAGTTAACGAATTACTCCTTCAACCTAATGAGAGTGAGGAGAAAATGGAAACAGGTCAAATTTTTGTGCCAGAACCATCCCCCCAGATATTCGACAAACCACCCCCAAATTTCGATAGACCACCTCCAATATTTGATAAGCACATGaggtatgaaaaatttccacccAATTTTCATGTACCACCGCCCCATCCACATCCAACTATGATCGTCCCAGCACTGCCGTATATTGGTTACTCACAGAGCTTTAACCCTCCtgctaataattatatatCTGGACCACCACCTGTTACCATCATTGAAAAGTATCATCAGTCCAAAGAAGATTTCTCAATGCGATATGTGGCGCCGGAAGAAGCTGTTAATGTGCAAAATTATAATCATGATAAGATTGTTAATTTTGTTGGGCATGCATGGGACGCAGTAATGCGTGAAATGCCGGTGACGGCAGCAACTGGGCGAGTCCAATACTACAGTGGCCAGTGa
- the LOC135163897 gene encoding CDP-diacylglycerol--inositol 3-phosphatidyltransferase: MSETENVFLFVPNLIGFARVVLAIISFYYMPTHHVIAIWCYVTSALLDAVDGHAARYFNQSTRFGAMLDQLTDRVGTMCLLVNLSMFYPTYAFWFQLSMAIDISCHWLYLHTTILQGKTSHKFIDMSGNPIMRIYYTNKLVLFIMCAGNEAFYAALYLLHFTEGPTLLGMSLFRAVMYISAPIAIIKTAISVIHGYVASLNLSIIDVKEREILQKTK, from the exons ATGTCTGAGACGGAGAATGTTTTCCTTTTTGTCCCAAATTTAATTG GTTTTGCCAGAGTTGTTCTAGCGatcatttctttttattataTGCCAACACATCATGTTATTGCGATATGGTGTTACGTGACAAGTGCTCTTCTGGATGCTGTTGATGGACATGCAGCCAGGTACTTCAATCAGAGTACAAGATTCGGAGCGATGCTCGATCAGCTGACTGATAGAGTTGGAACAATGTGTCTGCTTGTCAATTTGAGTATGTTCTACCCGACATATGCCTTCTGGTTTCAGTTGAGCATGGCTATTGACATTTCTTGCCATTGGTTGTACTTGCACAC GACGATATTACAAGGGAAAACCAGtcataaatttattgatatgtCGGGGAATCCCATTATGAGAATTTATTACACGAATAAGCTGGTTTTGTTCATCATGTGTGCAGGAAATGAAGCATTTTATGCTGCCCTATATCTTTTGCATTTCACCGAAGGACCTACAT TACTCGGCATGAGCTTATTCAGGGCTGTGATGTACATTTCTGCTCCCATAGCAATCATCAAGACTGCAATATCTGTTATCCATGGATATGTAGCCTCTCTGAATCTCAGTATAATTGATGTGAAAGAGCGTGAAATTTTGCAGAAGACTAAATAA
- the LOC135163839 gene encoding uncharacterized protein LOC135163839 produces the protein MAYAPLPKLVPIDSPRVAPDEVSKVMYPDLLHSEPVQRLLNQPNIVIKPINIPEDSTSKSTKGRIKTSKEKRPRPDITMSLVDLNPEDLLKPLKPPKCPLEPLEPPECPLESSKDFLKSTKTLYLPSKIAGDSGISLHPIINRRRKCGHSGPCENIICDVNVQQYVDMTGASPLIATNIPESEITAPVSKHCGNSLCDALSIDHNRCRRLKLELKRCDKSNVCDICGIVLKNRKTRIHHKNCKRRNEYRHNQVDGAQILKERMRETEIQMMEALRKKRNDHVDELSSAANDRAAECLKKNSELIVIPKAPVPGFNQSFISINNISNPPVPPLAPVLQNIPVVLQPQAQKFIINNQNFVLPNSDKNSPFSNPSKSISNSEIGKSKSGCLQENRVVMPHLPPRAIAYPLNVNEWIVQQGASVAPKPVMMPITVVPIANLKSEPSMLHRKEGVPRFCIIANNTIQMQSFVNVQAVPSIRPVSGVLSANPGKSLFIKPTPVMPIRPAPMKPVGARSQEKFKKHSPKRRMKYKRRKKGEKKPFECTYCSKRFLTDWYFKVHVAKHKGEKTCVKCEICETFFKNDSELKKHISNEHKNKLEVKTEAIVDDGALDYEEGDGDEQKEEIVCENCETSFESTLDMKNHSCLDVNDMFSDIEIKYEEVVEDEEDMVLEALEEGRDDDTDDDDDDDDDNNDDEEEEEEEEEEEEKEKEKEKETTFQGTVEEGGDEDDGIEDYEGLEEIEDMEETELVEEEEGANDENISLSFEDVNGRVNGVIEMNKGTDDEDYRKTRREERHSRKADNNEIYERADMNSRERKRKRRSIHR, from the exons ATGGCATACGCACCTCTACCAAAACTGGTGCCAATTGATAGTCCCCGAGTGGCTCCTGATGAAGTATCTAAAGTGATGTATCCAGACCTTCTTCACTCTGAGCCCGTTCAACGTCTCCTGAACCAACCAAACATCGTGATAAAACCGATAAACATTCCCGAGGATTCGACTTCCAAATCGACGAAAGGAAGAATCAAAACAAGCAAAGAGAAACGCCCGAGACCTGACATCACAATGTCCCTGGTTGATCTGAATCCTGAGGATCTGCTGAAGCCCCTGAAGCCTCCCAAGTGTCCGCTGGAGCCACTGGAACCTCCGGAGTGCCCCCTGGAATCCTCAAAGGATTTTCTCAAGTCCACGAAAACTTTGTATCTACCCTCGAAAATCGCCGGCGATTCTGGCATATCTTTGCATCCGATAATCAATCGTCGAAGAAAATGCGGGCACAGCGGCCCCTGCGAAAATATAATCTGCGATGTGAACGTCCAGCAATACGTCGACATGACTGGCGCTTCCCCGTTGATTGCTACAAACATCCCAGAATCGGAAATAACCGCTCCTGTCTCAAAACACTGTGGAAATTCCCTTTGCGATGCTCTCAGTATCGATCACAATCGCTGTCGAAGATTGAAATTAGAATTGAAACGTTGTGATAAATCAAATGTCTGCGATATATGCGGTATTGTCCTGAAGAATCGAAAGACCAGAATTCATCACAAAAATTGCAAGAGACGAAACGAGTACAGGCACAATCAAGTGGATGGTGCACAGATCCTcaaagagagaatgagagagaccgaaatcCAAATGATGGAGGCCCTGAGGAAGAAGCGAAATGATCACGTCGATGAGTTGTCATCAGCCGCTAATGATAGGGCTGCTGAGTGTTTGAAAAAGAACTCAGAGCTCATTGTCATACCGAAAGCACCAGTGCCAGGATTCAATCAATCGTTTATATCGATTAACAACATCTCCAATCCTCCAGTACCACCACTGGCTCCGGTCCTTCAGAATATTCCAGTTGTCCTCCAGCCCCAGGCCCAGAAGTTTATCATTAATAATCAGAACTTCGTACTTCctaattccgataaaaattctccattttctAATCCCAGTAAATCGATTTCTAATTcagaaattggaaaatcaaaaTCTGGCTGTTTACAAGAGAACAGAGTCGTGATGCCTCATTTGCCACCAAGGGCGATAGCATATCCTCTGAATGTTAACGAGTGGATAGTCCAACAGGGTGCATCAGTGGCACCGAAGCCAGTGATGATGCCAATTACGGTTGTTCCCATTGCAAACCTCAAGAGTGAGCCCTCGATGCTTCATAGGAAGGAGGGAGTTCCCAGGTTTTGCATAATCGCTAATAATACCATTCAAATGCAATCATTCGTCAATGTGCAGGCAGTTCCGAGCATTCGGCCTGTCTCAGGGGTTTTGTCCGCAAACCCGGGCAAATCTCTTTTTATTAAACCGACCCCAGTTATGCCCATCAGACCTGCACCCATGAAACCTGTGGGGGCGAGGTCTCAGGAGAAGTTCAAGAAGCATTCACCCAAAAGAAGAATGAAGTATAAGAGGAGAAAGAAGGGGGAGAAAAAGCCTTTTGAATGTACGTACTGCTCGAAAAGATTTCTAACTGATTGGTACTTTAAAGTGCATGTGGCTAAGCATAAAGGGGAAAAGACATGTGTGAAGTGTGAAATTTGCgagacatttttcaaaaatgataGTGAGTTGAAGAAGCATATTAGCAACGAGCACAAGAACAAGCTTGAGGTGAAAACGGAGGCAATTGTCGACGATGGAGCGCTTGACTATGAGGAGGGCGATGGAGATGAGCAGAAAGAGGAGATCGTGTGTGAAAACTGTGAGACAAGCTTTGAAAGTACATTGGATATGAAAAATCACAGTTGTTTAGATGTTAATGACATGTTCTCCGATATTGAAATTAAGTATGAAGAGGTTGTAGAGGATGAGGAGGATATGGTGCTGGAGGCATTGGAAGAAGGAAGGGATGATGAtactgatgatgatgatgatgacgatgatgataataatgatgatgaggaggaggaggaagaggaggaggaggaggaggagaaagagaaggagaaggAAAAGGAAACAACTTTTCAGGGAACTGTCGAAGAGGGAGGGGACGAGGATGATGGGATTGAAGATTATGAGGGCTTGGAGGAGATTGAGGATATGGAAGAGACTGAGCTGGTggaagaggaggagggggctaatgatgaaaatatatCTTTATCTTTTGAGGACGTCAATGGCAGAGTTAATGGAGTAATAGAGATGAATAAGGGGACTGACGATGAGGACTACAGAAAAACAAGGAGGGAAGAGAGGCATTCCAGAAAAGCTGATAATAACGAGATATACGAGAGAGCTGATATGAATTCGAGGGAGAGAAAACGAAAAAGGAGAT caattCACCGATGA
- the Snrpg gene encoding probable small nuclear ribonucleoprotein G codes for MSKAHPPELKKYMDKKLSLKLNGGRHVVGILRGFDPFMNMVIDESVEECKDGTKNNIGMVVIRGNSVIMLEALDRI; via the exons ATGAGTAAGGCACATCCTCCAGAACTGAAAAA GTAcatggataaaaaattatccc TAAAATTGAACGGAGGGAGGCACGTTGTGGGTATCCTTAGGGGGTTTGATCCTTTCATGAACATGGTCATTGATGAAAGTGTTGAAGAATGTAAGGATGGCACGAAAAACAACATTGGAATGGTG GTAATTCGAGGTAACAGTGTAATTATGCTGGAGGCTCTGGACAGAATATGA